In Cyanobium sp. AMD-g, one genomic interval encodes:
- the ruvC gene encoding crossover junction endodeoxyribonuclease RuvC translates to MRILGIDPGLARVGYGVIDVEGRSAAGGGHQRLLDCGMIRTEPGRSDGDRMVEIARDLRVIVRRWRPQLAAVEKFFFYRSSTTIAVVQARGVVMMTLARFAIPVVEYPPMQIKLALAGSGHAEKDEVLAAVMRELDLDHPPRPDDAADALAVALTGWFQR, encoded by the coding sequence GTGAGGATCCTTGGCATCGATCCCGGGCTGGCGCGCGTCGGCTACGGGGTGATCGATGTGGAAGGTCGCTCCGCCGCGGGCGGCGGCCACCAGCGTCTGCTCGACTGCGGCATGATCCGCACCGAACCCGGCCGCAGCGACGGCGACCGCATGGTGGAGATCGCCCGCGATCTGCGGGTGATCGTGCGCCGCTGGCGGCCCCAGCTGGCGGCGGTGGAGAAGTTTTTCTTCTACCGCTCCAGCACCACGATCGCGGTGGTGCAGGCCCGGGGTGTGGTGATGATGACCCTGGCCCGCTTCGCCATCCCGGTGGTGGAGTACCCCCCCATGCAGATCAAACTGGCGCTGGCGGGGTCGGGGCACGCCGAGAAGGACGAGGTGCTGGCGGCGGTGATGCGGGAGCTGGATCTGGATCACCCCCCCCGGCCCGATGACGCCGCCGACGCCCTGGCGGTGGCCCTGACCGGGTGGTTCCAGCGGTGA
- a CDS encoding DUF3370 domain-containing protein, with amino-acid sequence MRAVIPALLLPWLTGLGGPLLAQPQPAAAPKPPVLRPGTVAPLPGRLDAVPMLNDNNPEVIKGPGILLSSFDGQRGYAGRPLGEPSAHLNTAVSGPFELFSHHIYAGSPESLDSTLWLAVVAAPRGNAPVKLRTVAGSTALSQSVNPDQPSAPFLPLPALMEQGSTPIWAGPGSRVATELLARQRSPLVPEGWTLPPGQLSTLMVLPLPVRGLDPLLNGLNLQLRLNSDGPVDVATLAAFGPVDRPPDPAVWQRLLQGGLSPKEHSPSPRGASGPMIYSRVSGVQMGSAWVGRITDPGRPTLSVSQAPISWPIASLERGTLGTGQVQTAPLRAFYPGTAWAAHGNYGVTYDLSLPLRNDTPRPVQLAVALESPIKTDQPLGGLRFNTTPARAVMFRGTVEVSGLDNDAGGPGGRRRFHLVLRAGQEGPPLGTVSLRPGQERQLRVRLIYPADATPPQVLSLIPVATPLAPGAAVKQSGAPPVTRP; translated from the coding sequence ATGAGAGCCGTCATCCCTGCCCTGCTGCTGCCGTGGCTGACCGGCCTGGGCGGCCCCCTGCTGGCCCAGCCTCAACCGGCTGCTGCCCCGAAGCCCCCCGTGCTTCGTCCGGGCACGGTGGCGCCCCTGCCGGGCCGGCTGGATGCGGTGCCGATGCTGAACGACAACAACCCCGAGGTGATCAAGGGGCCCGGCATCCTGCTCTCCAGCTTCGATGGCCAAAGGGGCTACGCCGGCCGGCCCCTGGGTGAGCCCTCGGCGCACCTGAACACAGCTGTCAGCGGCCCGTTCGAACTGTTCAGCCATCACATCTACGCCGGCAGCCCCGAAAGCCTCGACTCCACCCTCTGGCTGGCGGTGGTGGCGGCCCCGCGGGGCAACGCCCCGGTGAAGCTGCGGACCGTGGCGGGCTCTACCGCCCTGTCCCAGTCCGTGAACCCCGACCAGCCCTCGGCCCCGTTCCTGCCCCTGCCGGCCCTGATGGAGCAGGGCAGCACGCCGATCTGGGCCGGCCCCGGCAGCCGGGTGGCCACCGAGCTGCTGGCCCGCCAGCGCAGCCCCCTGGTGCCGGAGGGCTGGACCCTGCCGCCGGGGCAGCTGAGCACCCTGATGGTGCTGCCCCTGCCGGTGCGCGGCCTCGATCCGCTGCTCAACGGCCTCAACCTGCAGCTGCGCCTCAACAGCGACGGGCCGGTGGATGTGGCCACCCTGGCGGCCTTCGGCCCCGTTGATCGCCCGCCGGATCCCGCCGTCTGGCAGCGCCTGCTGCAGGGCGGCCTCAGCCCGAAGGAGCACAGCCCCAGCCCCCGGGGGGCCAGCGGCCCGATGATCTATTCCCGGGTCAGCGGCGTGCAGATGGGCAGCGCCTGGGTGGGGCGGATCACCGATCCGGGCCGCCCGACCCTCTCAGTGAGCCAGGCCCCGATCTCCTGGCCGATCGCGTCGCTGGAGCGGGGCACGCTGGGCACCGGCCAGGTGCAGACCGCCCCCCTGCGCGCCTTCTACCCGGGCACCGCCTGGGCCGCCCACGGCAACTACGGCGTCACCTACGACCTCAGCCTGCCGCTGCGCAACGACACCCCCCGGCCGGTGCAGCTCGCGGTGGCCCTGGAATCACCGATCAAGACCGACCAGCCCCTGGGCGGCCTGCGCTTCAACACCACCCCGGCGCGGGCGGTGATGTTCCGCGGCACCGTCGAGGTCAGCGGCCTCGACAACGACGCAGGGGGCCCGGGGGGTCGGCGCCGGTTCCACCTGGTGCTGCGGGCCGGCCAGGAGGGCCCGCCCCTGGGCACGGTCAGCCTGCGCCCCGGCCAGGAACGGCAGCTGCGGGTGCGGCTGATCTACCCGGCCGACGCCACCCCGCCCCAGGTGCTGTCGCTGATTCCAGTGGCGACGCCGTTGGCCCCAGGGGCGGCTGTGAAACAATCCGGGGCGCCGCCCGTAACCCGCCCGTGA
- a CDS encoding ABC transporter substrate-binding protein, which produces MPTTRGRHGRRPTAIAASLASLLLALPLLVACQPRRSSQSLTVANKSRIDSLDPVQASRIGVMQVLSGLGDPLYAIDSNGRLEPRLATALPELSGDGLRARIPLRRGVLFHDGTRFDAAAMAFSLRRFMAIGTLGYQLSERVESVQVTAPYEIELVLKRPFSPLPRLLSAIFLTPVSPTAYRRYRDKPLNDRFVGTGPYALAFFAGQQQRLTPWPRYWGQRPANAGIDLVTLSNSTALFGALRSGEVDLLLNSGLEIDHQQALHRDAAAGRLREAIGPSQEIALVSLLTDQPPLNRTVLRQAVARSLDRATIVQRVTLGLRSPQRQLIPPDLPGSDPGAWPAYDPAAARALYRRAGYCQGKLLTLPLTYRSDIPTDRLFALTWQAQLRRDLGDCVTLEVSGMEATTAYSQLDKGALTMLFYDWIGDYPDAENFLTPLLSCSKAEGDRCLKGNSVLGGSFWTAPGLESDLQLSSQLDGPGRVALLVAIQLRVAAASPYLPVWLSAPVAWGQPGISRPRFDGSGRVMLGELRRLPAATGAGRP; this is translated from the coding sequence TTGCCGACGACCAGGGGCAGACATGGACGCCGACCAACCGCGATCGCGGCCAGCCTCGCCTCCCTGCTGCTGGCACTGCCGCTGCTGGTGGCCTGTCAACCGAGGCGCTCCAGCCAGTCCCTGACCGTGGCCAACAAGAGCCGCATCGATTCCCTCGATCCGGTGCAGGCCTCCCGCATCGGCGTGATGCAGGTGCTCAGCGGCCTCGGCGACCCCCTCTATGCGATCGACAGCAACGGCCGCCTCGAGCCGCGGCTGGCCACAGCCCTGCCGGAGCTGAGCGGCGATGGGCTGCGGGCCCGGATCCCCCTGCGCCGCGGGGTGCTCTTCCATGACGGCACCCGCTTCGATGCCGCCGCCATGGCGTTCTCCCTGCGCCGCTTCATGGCGATCGGCACCCTCGGCTACCAGCTGAGTGAGCGGGTTGAAAGCGTGCAGGTGACTGCTCCCTACGAGATCGAGCTGGTGCTGAAGCGCCCCTTCAGCCCGCTGCCGCGGTTGCTCAGCGCCATCTTCCTGACCCCGGTGTCCCCCACCGCCTACCGGCGGTATCGCGACAAGCCCCTCAACGACCGCTTCGTCGGCACCGGCCCCTACGCCCTGGCCTTCTTCGCCGGCCAGCAACAGCGCCTGACTCCCTGGCCCCGCTACTGGGGCCAGCGCCCGGCCAACGCGGGCATCGACCTGGTGACCCTCAGCAACTCCACCGCCCTGTTCGGGGCCCTGCGCAGCGGCGAGGTCGACCTGCTGCTCAACAGCGGTCTGGAGATCGACCATCAGCAGGCCCTGCACCGGGACGCCGCCGCCGGTCGCCTGCGGGAGGCGATCGGTCCGTCGCAGGAGATCGCCCTGGTGTCCCTGCTGACCGATCAGCCGCCGCTGAACCGGACCGTCCTGCGCCAGGCCGTGGCCCGCAGCCTCGATCGGGCCACCATCGTCCAGCGGGTGACTCTGGGGCTGCGCTCCCCCCAGCGCCAGCTCATCCCCCCGGACCTGCCGGGCTCCGATCCCGGCGCCTGGCCGGCCTACGACCCCGCCGCGGCCCGCGCCCTTTACCGCCGGGCGGGCTATTGCCAGGGGAAGCTGCTCACCCTGCCGCTCACGTATCGCTCCGACATCCCCACCGACCGTCTGTTCGCCCTCACCTGGCAGGCCCAGCTGCGGCGTGATCTGGGCGATTGCGTGACCCTTGAGGTGAGCGGCATGGAGGCCACCACGGCCTACTCCCAGCTCGACAAAGGTGCCCTGACGATGCTCTTCTACGACTGGATCGGCGACTACCCCGATGCGGAGAACTTCCTGACGCCGCTGCTGTCCTGCAGCAAGGCCGAAGGCGATCGCTGCCTCAAGGGCAACAGCGTCCTGGGCGGCAGCTTCTGGACCGCGCCGGGCCTGGAGTCGGACCTGCAGCTCAGCAGCCAGCTGGACGGCCCTGGGCGGGTCGCCCTGCTGGTGGCCATCCAACTCCGGGTCGCCGCCGCCAGCCCCTACCTGCCGGTGTGGCTGAGCGCTCCGGTGGCCTGGGGCCAGCCGGGCATCAGCCGGCCCCGGTTCGACGGGTCGGGCCGGGTGATGCTGGGCGAGCTGCGCCGCCTCCCCGCCGCCACCGGAGCCGGACGGCCATGA
- a CDS encoding ABC transporter permease, giving the protein MSRRSDLARYLASRLALAPVMLWLIASLVFLLLRVAPGDPIDALLGTRAPEAARAALRAQLGLDRPLAEQYGRFLGHLLQGDLGTSLTNGEPVTRLIQDSLPASLELGVVALLLAAIVGLAVGFSGIARPEGRLDLAGRLYGIGTYALPPFWAAMVVQLVFAVWLGWLPVGGRFPATLMPPQGTGFYLLDSLRAGDWQQLGGSLRHLVLPAATLGLLLSGIFTNALRLNLRRALGSDYVEAARSRGLSERRVVLHHALPNALLPVLTITGITVASLIGGALLIEVTYSWPGIAFRLQEAIAQRDYPLVQGIVVVVAALVVLVSVLVDLVVALLDPRIRF; this is encoded by the coding sequence ATGAGCCGCCGTTCCGACCTGGCGCGCTACCTGGCCTCCCGGCTGGCCCTGGCACCGGTGATGCTCTGGCTGATCGCCTCGCTGGTGTTCCTGCTGCTGCGGGTGGCGCCCGGCGATCCGATCGATGCCCTGCTCGGCACCCGTGCCCCGGAAGCGGCCCGGGCCGCCCTGCGGGCCCAGCTCGGCCTGGATCGCCCCCTGGCCGAGCAGTACGGCCGCTTCCTGGGCCACCTGCTGCAGGGCGATCTGGGCACATCCCTCACCAACGGCGAACCGGTGACCCGCCTGATCCAGGACAGCCTGCCGGCCAGCCTGGAGCTCGGCGTGGTGGCGCTGCTGCTGGCTGCCATCGTCGGGCTGGCGGTGGGGTTCAGTGGCATCGCCCGCCCCGAGGGCCGCCTCGATCTGGCCGGCCGGCTCTATGGCATCGGCACCTACGCCCTGCCCCCCTTCTGGGCGGCCATGGTGGTGCAGCTGGTGTTCGCCGTCTGGCTGGGCTGGCTGCCGGTGGGCGGTCGCTTCCCCGCCACCCTGATGCCGCCGCAGGGAACGGGCTTCTACCTGCTTGACAGCCTCAGGGCCGGCGACTGGCAGCAGCTGGGCGGCAGCCTGCGCCACCTTGTGCTTCCGGCGGCCACCCTGGGCCTGCTGCTCAGCGGCATCTTCACCAATGCCCTGCGGCTCAACCTGCGTCGGGCCCTCGGCTCCGACTACGTCGAGGCGGCCCGCAGCCGCGGCCTGAGCGAACGGCGCGTGGTGCTGCACCATGCCCTGCCCAACGCCCTGCTGCCGGTGCTCACGATCACCGGCATCACAGTGGCCTCCCTGATCGGCGGCGCCCTGCTGATCGAGGTCACCTACTCCTGGCCCGGCATCGCCTTCCGCCTGCAGGAAGCCATCGCCCAGCGCGACTACCCCCTGGTGCAGGGCATCGTCGTGGTCGTGGCGGCCCTGGTGGTGCTGGTGTCCGTGCTTGTCGACCTGGTGGTGGCCCTGCTGGACCCACGCATCCGCTTCTGA
- a CDS encoding serine hydrolase, producing MSAGRPSRPPGNPWLRPVGLVLRLIVLGVGLGVIVGTALKLLEPRLVKGAIGTPAAGSTPMVKKPGTGAMALGRFEPRQELVGLSQQWTRLAAAQKGLTASGFLLVLDDGRFAQMQPDLALPAASAIKVPILLASLEDLDGGKMRWNEPMPLTKEVVGGGAGWMANKPLGTRFPFFEAATEMIRVSDNTATNLLIRRLGGKTTLNSRFRSLGLPATVVNNWLPDLDGTNTTSSRDLARSIALVDTGDKLTPRARDLFREIMATSRTNTLIPLGLLMGMGKDAPDPDSELLPKGITVYNKTGDIGIAYADAALIQLPDGQRAVAAFMVKGPFNDPRSAELIRAMAGAVAKTLVKGQ from the coding sequence GTGAGTGCTGGCCGTCCATCCCGTCCCCCCGGCAACCCCTGGCTTCGCCCTGTGGGCCTGGTGCTGCGCCTGATCGTGCTGGGGGTGGGTCTGGGCGTGATCGTGGGCACCGCGCTCAAGCTGCTGGAGCCACGCCTCGTCAAGGGGGCCATCGGTACGCCGGCAGCGGGCTCAACGCCGATGGTGAAGAAGCCCGGCACCGGGGCGATGGCCCTGGGACGGTTCGAGCCGCGCCAGGAACTCGTCGGCCTCAGCCAGCAGTGGACGCGGCTCGCCGCCGCCCAGAAGGGTCTGACCGCCAGCGGCTTCCTGCTGGTGCTCGACGACGGTCGCTTCGCCCAGATGCAGCCGGATCTGGCTCTGCCGGCGGCCAGTGCCATCAAGGTGCCGATCCTGTTGGCCAGCCTGGAGGACCTCGATGGCGGCAAGATGCGCTGGAACGAGCCCATGCCGCTCACCAAGGAGGTGGTGGGGGGTGGGGCCGGCTGGATGGCCAACAAGCCGCTGGGCACCCGATTCCCCTTCTTCGAGGCCGCCACGGAGATGATCCGGGTGAGCGACAACACCGCCACCAACCTGCTGATCCGGCGGCTGGGCGGCAAGACCACCCTCAACAGCCGCTTCCGCAGCCTCGGCCTGCCTGCCACGGTGGTGAACAACTGGCTGCCTGACCTCGACGGCACCAACACCACCAGTTCCCGTGACCTGGCCCGCTCCATCGCCCTGGTGGACACCGGCGACAAGCTCACCCCCCGGGCCAGGGATCTGTTCCGGGAAATCATGGCCACGTCACGCACCAACACCCTCATCCCCCTCGGCCTGCTGATGGGGATGGGCAAGGATGCCCCCGATCCCGACAGTGAACTGCTGCCCAAGGGGATCACCGTCTACAACAAGACTGGCGACATCGGCATCGCCTACGCCGATGCCGCCCTGATCCAGCTGCCCGATGGCCAGCGCGCCGTGGCGGCCTTCATGGTGAAGGGCCCGTTCAACGATCCCCGCTCCGCCGAACTGATCCGGGCGATGGCCGGCGCCGTCGCCAAAACCCTCGTCAAAGGTCAATGA
- a CDS encoding SufE family protein, whose product MATGSAALDRIVERLGSTSDPRRRYEYVLWLAKKLEPFPDDLRVDAFKVKGCVSQVYVVGSLEEGRLHWRGDSDAQITKGLLALLIEGLEGMTPEQATGLDPSFIAATGLQASLTPSRANGFLNILRTMQAQARQLQAG is encoded by the coding sequence ATGGCCACCGGCAGCGCCGCTCTCGATCGGATCGTGGAACGCCTGGGAAGCACCAGCGACCCTCGCCGCCGTTACGAGTACGTGCTGTGGCTGGCCAAGAAGCTGGAGCCCTTCCCGGACGACCTGCGTGTAGACGCCTTCAAGGTCAAGGGATGCGTCTCCCAGGTGTATGTGGTGGGCAGCCTGGAGGAGGGCCGACTCCACTGGCGAGGGGATTCCGATGCCCAGATCACCAAGGGATTGCTGGCCCTGCTGATCGAGGGGCTGGAGGGCATGACCCCGGAGCAGGCCACCGGTCTGGATCCCTCCTTCATTGCCGCGACGGGCCTGCAGGCGAGCCTGACGCCCTCGCGGGCCAATGGCTTTCTCAACATCCTGCGCACGATGCAGGCCCAGGCCAGGCAGCTGCAGGCCGGTTGA
- a CDS encoding 5-formyltetrahydrofolate cyclo-ligase, translating into MVPAVTPPAGEGSSKEELRRLFRRRRRQCLAAAAPGILATARRHLDALLAGRGGDLGLYWPLGNEPDLRPLAPAWAGRLALPAVAGPALAYRPWAPGDPLADDACGIPAPLGPHRPPEAMALLLVPALAMAPCGLRLGSGGGWYDRLRADPLWAAVPALAVLPAACTGVALPRDPWDIPFDGWIDERDCHLTDAGRRKIASS; encoded by the coding sequence GTGGTTCCAGCGGTGACACCACCCGCCGGTGAGGGGAGCTCCAAGGAGGAACTGCGGCGCCTCTTCCGCCGGCGGCGGCGACAGTGCCTGGCCGCGGCCGCCCCGGGGATCCTGGCGACGGCCCGGCGGCACCTGGACGCCCTGTTGGCTGGGCGTGGCGGCGATCTCGGGCTCTACTGGCCCCTCGGCAACGAACCCGACCTGCGCCCCCTCGCTCCTGCCTGGGCCGGCCGGCTGGCCCTGCCGGCGGTGGCCGGCCCGGCGCTGGCGTACCGGCCCTGGGCGCCGGGCGATCCCCTGGCCGATGACGCCTGCGGCATCCCCGCACCGCTCGGGCCGCACCGGCCGCCGGAGGCCATGGCCCTGCTGCTGGTGCCCGCCCTGGCGATGGCCCCCTGTGGCCTGAGGCTGGGCTCGGGCGGTGGCTGGTACGACCGGCTGCGGGCCGATCCGCTCTGGGCCGCGGTGCCGGCGCTGGCGGTGCTGCCCGCCGCCTGCACCGGCGTGGCCCTGCCCCGTGATCCCTGGGACATCCCCTTCGACGGCTGGATCGATGAACGGGACTGCCACCTCACCGACGCGGGGCGGCGGAAGATTGCAAGCTCTTAA
- a CDS encoding homoserine dehydrogenase, producing the protein MTIGIGLLGLGTVGSGVAAILASPQGRHPLVGDLVLERVAVRDLQRPRPLTLPPERLTTDPEAVIDDPKVDIVVEVMGGLEPARSLILRAIAAGKPVVTANKAVIARYGQEIAAAAARQGVYVLIEAAVGGGIPIIEPIKQSLGGNRIQRVSGIINGTTNYILSRMADEGAAYADVLADAQRLGYAEADPAADVQGGDAADKIAILAGLAYGGPVERGGIATEGIDRLDARDVAYAAQLGFVVKLLAVAERVQDDALAGPPDGVSLDVRVHPTLLPKHHPLAGVHGVNNAILVEGDPVGQVMFFGPGAGAGPTASAVVADILNIAGIRQVGGPQAGLDPLLAASSWRHCTLVDGSLSRHRNYVRLSTRDEAGVIGRIGTCFGAAQVSIQSIVQLDAREGEAEIVVITHEVREDRFREALAAIEALEGVERVAACLRTL; encoded by the coding sequence ATGACCATCGGCATCGGCTTGCTCGGGCTGGGCACGGTGGGGAGCGGCGTGGCGGCGATCCTGGCCAGTCCCCAGGGCCGGCATCCGCTGGTCGGCGACCTGGTGCTCGAAAGGGTGGCCGTGCGCGACCTCCAACGCCCCCGCCCGCTGACCCTGCCACCGGAGCGCCTCACCACCGACCCTGAGGCGGTCATCGACGATCCGAAGGTGGACATCGTCGTGGAGGTGATGGGGGGTCTGGAGCCGGCCCGCAGCCTGATCCTTCGCGCCATCGCCGCCGGCAAGCCCGTGGTCACGGCCAACAAGGCGGTGATCGCCCGCTACGGCCAGGAGATCGCCGCCGCCGCCGCCAGGCAGGGCGTTTACGTGCTGATCGAAGCCGCCGTGGGCGGCGGCATCCCGATCATCGAGCCGATCAAGCAGTCCCTGGGCGGCAACCGCATCCAGCGGGTCAGCGGCATCATCAACGGCACCACCAACTACATCCTCAGCCGCATGGCCGATGAGGGTGCGGCCTACGCCGACGTGCTGGCCGACGCCCAGCGCCTCGGCTACGCCGAGGCCGATCCCGCCGCCGATGTGCAGGGGGGAGATGCGGCCGACAAGATCGCCATCCTGGCCGGCCTGGCCTACGGAGGCCCGGTGGAGCGTGGCGGCATCGCCACCGAAGGCATCGACCGGCTCGACGCCCGTGACGTCGCCTATGCCGCCCAGCTGGGCTTCGTGGTGAAACTGCTGGCGGTGGCCGAACGGGTGCAGGACGACGCCCTGGCCGGGCCGCCGGATGGCGTGTCCCTGGACGTTCGCGTCCATCCCACCCTGTTGCCGAAGCACCACCCCCTGGCGGGGGTCCATGGCGTCAACAACGCGATCCTGGTGGAAGGGGATCCGGTGGGGCAGGTGATGTTCTTCGGCCCCGGCGCCGGGGCGGGTCCCACCGCCTCGGCGGTGGTGGCCGACATCCTCAACATCGCCGGCATCCGCCAGGTGGGCGGCCCCCAGGCCGGCCTCGATCCCCTGCTGGCCGCCAGCAGCTGGCGCCATTGCACCCTGGTCGACGGCTCCCTCAGCCGCCATCGCAACTACGTGCGGCTGAGCACCCGCGACGAGGCCGGCGTGATCGGCCGCATCGGCACCTGCTTCGGAGCGGCCCAGGTGTCGATCCAGTCGATCGTGCAGCTCGACGCCAGGGAAGGGGAGGCGGAGATCGTCGTCATCACCCACGAGGTGCGGGAAGACCGGTTCCGCGAAGCCCTGGCCGCGATCGAAGCGCTGGAGGGGGTGGAGCGGGTGGCTGCCTGCCTGCGGACCCTCTGA
- a CDS encoding alpha/beta hydrolase, with product MPVSRRHRQLKGLLASLLITAPGLAPAAGAAELLELRFDGLELPVNLEQLDGWSSSQGGRSDAGGDLAVWLDLLDPRSRQDLKILLRAPLLRDTSFGQQLLDSWAGSQMLARLGELLTTSDGRSSTVVLQTTLRRLLETRQDVSTIGLLRAMPVQRLSLQLDGLYDLALQWRQQIDLQRQALRRLQALKLPERRTVPFAFGERTSLRPRRQGLLVAHRPQPLPLEIWPAPTRAGLRGSVAPDRPWLLMMPGLGGNADQLGWLAGELAERGWPVVVVQHPGSDGPALKAALDGQRPPPGAETLAIRLADIKAVLAAQRRGELPVQGKGVVLLGHSMGGLSALLAAGVVPEPGLGERCRKALDRLPIANPSRLLQCQLPSTQLPERSAAPADLRGLVLLNGFGSLLWPRRGLASLGVPVLMVGGSLDLVTPPLEEQLRLFLQGRDPRSRLVMVEGGSHFSPVRLMPTDEVLFRLDAELVGVDPARVQSALLRLTTEYLHTLEQPLLLPAQRRVHQGVTLDVLDAAAARRWKAGLEP from the coding sequence GTGCCTGTTTCACGCCGCCATCGCCAACTCAAGGGCCTGCTGGCCAGTCTGCTGATCACGGCGCCGGGTCTGGCGCCGGCGGCCGGTGCGGCGGAGCTGCTGGAGCTGCGGTTCGATGGCCTGGAGCTGCCGGTGAACCTGGAGCAGCTCGATGGCTGGTCCAGTAGCCAGGGCGGGCGCTCCGACGCCGGCGGCGACCTGGCGGTCTGGCTGGATCTGCTGGATCCGCGCAGTCGCCAGGACCTGAAGATCCTGCTGCGTGCCCCCCTGCTGCGGGACACCAGCTTCGGCCAGCAGCTGCTGGACAGCTGGGCGGGAAGCCAGATGCTGGCCCGCCTGGGTGAGCTGCTGACCACCTCCGACGGTCGCAGCTCCACCGTGGTGCTGCAGACCACCCTCCGGCGTCTGCTGGAGACCCGTCAGGATGTCTCCACCATCGGCCTGCTGCGGGCCATGCCGGTGCAGCGGCTCAGCCTCCAGCTCGATGGCCTTTACGATCTGGCCCTGCAGTGGCGTCAGCAGATCGACCTGCAGCGCCAGGCCCTGCGGCGCCTCCAGGCCCTGAAGCTGCCGGAGCGCCGCACCGTTCCCTTCGCCTTCGGCGAACGCACCTCCCTGAGGCCCCGCCGGCAGGGGCTGTTGGTGGCGCACCGCCCCCAGCCTCTGCCCCTGGAGATCTGGCCGGCGCCGACCAGGGCGGGTCTGCGGGGGAGCGTGGCCCCAGACCGGCCCTGGCTCTTGATGATGCCTGGGCTGGGGGGCAATGCCGACCAGCTCGGCTGGCTGGCCGGTGAGCTGGCCGAACGGGGCTGGCCTGTGGTGGTGGTGCAGCACCCCGGCAGCGATGGCCCCGCCCTCAAGGCCGCCCTCGACGGCCAGCGGCCCCCGCCGGGAGCCGAAACCCTGGCCATCCGCCTGGCCGACATCAAGGCCGTGCTCGCGGCCCAGCGCCGGGGTGAGCTGCCGGTGCAGGGCAAGGGCGTGGTGCTGCTCGGCCATTCGATGGGGGGCCTCTCCGCCCTGCTGGCGGCCGGGGTGGTGCCGGAACCCGGCCTGGGGGAGCGCTGCCGCAAGGCCCTCGATCGGCTGCCGATCGCCAACCCTTCCCGGCTGCTGCAGTGCCAGCTTCCCAGCACCCAGCTGCCGGAGCGCTCCGCCGCCCCCGCCGACCTGCGCGGCCTGGTGCTGCTCAACGGCTTCGGCAGCCTGCTCTGGCCCCGTCGGGGCCTGGCCTCGCTTGGGGTGCCGGTGCTGATGGTGGGGGGCAGCCTCGATCTGGTGACGCCGCCCCTGGAGGAGCAGCTGCGCCTGTTTCTCCAGGGGCGGGATCCCCGCAGTCGCCTGGTGATGGTGGAGGGCGGCAGTCACTTCTCCCCCGTGCGGCTGATGCCCACCGATGAGGTGCTGTTCCGGCTCGATGCGGAGCTGGTGGGGGTGGATCCGGCCAGGGTGCAATCGGCGTTGCTGCGCCTCACCACCGAGTACCTCCACACCCTGGAGCAGCCCCTGCTGCTGCCTGCCCAGAGGCGGGTGCACCAGGGGGTCACCCTTGATGTGCTCGACGCCGCCGCCGCCCGGCGTTGGAAGGCTGGCCTTGAGCCCTGA
- the bchI gene encoding magnesium chelatase ATPase subunit I encodes MTPTRKRRVFPFTAIVGQEEMKLALLLNVIDPRIGGVMIMGDRGTGKSTTIRALADLLPAIDVVAGDPYNSSPSDPDLQSSEVRLRAERGEQLPVEARQVPMVDLPLGATEDRLCGTIDIEKALSEGVRAFEPGLLAKANRGLLYVDEVNLLDDHLVDVLLDSAASGWNTVEREGVSVRHPARFVLIGSGNPEEGELRPQLLDRFGMSVEVRTVRDPELRVQVVDQRTSFDADPDSFSDRLQSTQEALQARVVEAQERLPQVAIDDELRVRISAVCGELDVDGLRGDIVTNRAARALAAFEGHLEVSDDDVARVVACCLRHRLRKDPLEQIDSGDRVVKMFCKVFDRPAGDPSAFQLALAG; translated from the coding sequence GTGACGCCAACCAGGAAGCGCAGGGTCTTCCCCTTCACCGCCATCGTGGGTCAGGAGGAGATGAAGCTGGCGCTGCTGCTCAACGTGATCGATCCCCGCATCGGCGGGGTGATGATCATGGGCGACCGGGGCACGGGCAAATCCACCACCATCCGCGCCCTGGCCGATCTGCTGCCGGCGATCGACGTGGTGGCGGGGGACCCCTACAACAGCTCCCCGAGCGACCCCGACCTGCAGAGCAGCGAGGTGCGCCTGCGGGCCGAGCGGGGCGAACAGCTGCCGGTGGAGGCCCGCCAGGTGCCGATGGTCGACCTGCCCCTGGGGGCCACCGAAGACCGCCTCTGCGGCACGATCGACATCGAGAAGGCCCTCAGCGAGGGCGTGCGCGCCTTCGAGCCGGGGCTGCTGGCCAAGGCCAACCGCGGCCTGCTCTACGTCGATGAGGTGAACCTGCTCGACGACCACCTGGTGGACGTGCTGCTGGATTCGGCCGCCTCTGGCTGGAACACGGTGGAGCGGGAAGGGGTGTCGGTGCGGCACCCGGCCCGTTTCGTGCTGATCGGCTCCGGCAACCCGGAGGAGGGTGAGCTGCGGCCCCAGCTGCTGGATCGCTTCGGCATGAGCGTGGAGGTGCGCACCGTGCGCGATCCGGAGCTGCGGGTGCAGGTGGTGGATCAGCGCACCAGCTTCGATGCCGATCCCGACAGCTTCAGCGACCGGCTGCAGAGCACCCAGGAGGCCCTGCAGGCCCGGGTGGTGGAGGCCCAGGAGCGGCTGCCCCAGGTGGCCATCGACGACGAGCTGCGCGTGCGCATTTCGGCGGTCTGCGGCGAGCTCGATGTGGACGGCCTGCGGGGTGACATCGTCACCAACCGGGCGGCCCGGGCCCTGGCGGCCTTCGAGGGCCACCTGGAGGTGAGCGATGACGACGTGGCCCGCGTCGTGGCCTGCTGCCTGCGCCACCGGCTGCGCAAGGACCCCCTCGAGCAGATCGATTCCGGCGATCGGGTGGTGAAGATGTTCTGCAAGGTGTTCGACCGCCCCGCCGGCGACCCCTCCGCCTTCCAGCTGGCCCTGGCGGGGTGA